The Trichoderma asperellum chromosome 6, complete sequence region GCGTGGGGTTAAAGGGATCCCAAGAACGAAGCGCCGTCAGTACTCGTGGCAGCCAATTCTTGTACATCATTGTCTCATACGGCGTAGTCGCCTTGTGGTGTGTCCGGTACACGCCATCGTCCTCATTTGCGGAAGAATTCCACTTGTTGACAGATTTATTCGCATTTGCAGTGACAAAGAGCCCAGATAACTTGTGCAGGTCGGACGCGAATCGAGCTGGCTCTGTCATCGGGTCCCAGTCTGAGTTGCGTAGAAACGGGTGGATTGCAGCAACCGCAATATCCGCAATCGCATCATTCGCGGAGCCAAGATCAACGGTGGTCTGGAGAGCACTTATGACCTGCTCCCACTCTGTTGCATCAACAAGCCGTTCCGTCACCACGTTTGCAAACGTTTGCAGTCTCTCAAAGTCCGAACGCAAATCTTCGATTTCCTGTTCCCTCTGCTTGAGCTCTAAATTCACCCACGTCTTGCGGCCTTCTAGGTTCCTCCATTCTTCTGAAAAGGCTAGTAGGTCTGCCTGTGCTCTTTTAGCGAGTTTCCTCGCCTCAACTACTTCGCTTGATTCAGGCACGCCGGATGATGGTGTCATAATACCGCTTGTTGAAGTAAGCAGCTTGCCTCCGGGCCCCGTCATGTCGAGAATAGGGGCAAATGCATCTGGAATGTTCAAGCCTGGtgcgctcttcttcaactcttcGGCTGTGAGatattttgtcttttgcctCATCGGGGTGCTTCCGCCACTGCTATAGGCTACTGCTCCCcgagccttcttcttggccttcctgcgcttcttctcttcttcgtccgAGTCAACAACCTCCTCTCCTCGCAGCTGTGcttgtctcttctcttctcgacGTTCTTGCTCTGATTTTTCCTTGACGGCACCAAGACCAATGCCTTGGGGCCGGAGGTTGGCTTCGATAATAATGTTTCGTCCTTCGCCTTCCTTTCCCAAACCCTTGCCTTCGACGTAACCCATCTTTGCCATCATCCGGGCACCAAATGAGTTTGGATTTATTTTCCCCTTTGCTGTGAAAGCGCTTACTTGAGGCTTATTTCGGGGAGTTTCGTTTCCGTTTTTCGTCTCTTTTAACACGGGATCTTTGGCCGACGAGGGGAcaaagccgccgccaaggaTGCCTCCTGAGCTGAAGTTTGTCCTGAATGACGGTCGTGTGTCTGATACCCTCTGCGCATTGTCTTCGCGCGACCTTTCAGCAGCCGCAAAGCGCAGCTTCATGGCCGCGTTGCCAAGCCCCAGTCCAGCTGGTCTGTCGtaatcctcttcatcttcgtcttcgtcctcatcttcttcgctgtTTCTGTTACGGCTATTCAGGCCGTTGTCCAAGAGCCGCTCTTCGTTTTCCGATTCGTCGCTatcatcttgctgctgctcagcgCCTTCACTTGTCGTTGACACAAAATTTACACCTTTGCTTCTcaaagtcttcttcttccagcgcGAGCTCGGATTATCGTTTTCGCTATCAGAGCCGAAAATGCCCAGGGCTGCCTTCTCTTTGCTGTTTCCGCCGACACGCCGCTTCTTGCGCGGATTGAAGTCGCCAAAGTCATGGTCGTCGTCATTCAGTCCAGGGACGGTTGGATCATCGGATTCCGAATCGTCAGACGATGAGTAGTTTGCAGCGGCAGCTTTGGCGTTGAGGGCGAACGGCGATGGGCCCGAAAAGCGATCCATATTGCGACCGTGTGGCGAGCGACAAGAGAGTTATCACGATCGTTGGAGACTCTCCATCTGTTCGAGCTGCCACACAATGCTTCGAACGATGACAGGCTGAGGATGGGTGGAGCCGTGATGAAGCAAGGCTGCACCGAATCTTGTCTGACGCGCTCGAAGCTTTCCCGGAGATTTATCTTATCTCCACGTGACTGAGCGTCGTAGGTGGGGGTTTAAAGGCGGTGAGCAGACTAATACCAAGATTTGCACGTGCTTGAAGCGCTTCCCAGGGATTGGCACCTGTTTGTGCTCCCCTGCGTCATTGCATGGCTTGACTCACATTCGATGGATGTTGGGCACCCGCATCGATTGGGCAGCAATTGTGAATTTTGGAATGTAAAAGAAGTCCTTTTGCGTGATGAGGGCGACTACTACTAAGCTATCATGATTCGATACCTGATTGGTAGCATCTTTGCTAGACGAGATTCTCTGGCGATGGCATGGCAGTACTGCTGATTTTTGCCGCGGGGTTGATCTACCTGGATAGGTACTTGATCAGTCGGCAAATGCAGAGTGCAGCAGCGCAAAATGTGTAAGTTTGGCAGTACCTGGCGCTACCAGGCGTTTCTTAGCACTGCTGCAGGTACTCTGTCTGCCAGATAGCGGTGTAACTTCAACGGTACCTGTAGCTTGAAGCTGTCTGGCAGACAACCTAATTAACTGCAGGAATTTGCGCTGGGACGCCGATGCTATTGGAGATGCCATTAGAagcaaataaacaaaaagctATATGTGAAtgtatttctattttctgTCCAGTTCCTCGAACCAGCCAGCATGCAATTCTCCAAGCTCAGAAGAGGCCCCAAGAAAATTCATTTGTTTATGCACATGTGGATGGCTGCCGCGCCGCCAGCACCGCTTTCAGGATAGCCCTGCCGGCGCCGGCAGCTGATTGGAGCAATCAGGTGATGGGCCCCTCGATTTGTTGACTTTTGTGGATGGCATGGGTTGATGGGCAACCCTCCAGCACCAGGGACATGCCACAGCGCCAGCGCGAGCACAAGACAGCCGCCAACCAAGTTTCTGCAGCATCCGCGACGCATATCGCGAATCACGAGATACGACGGGCTTGCCGGCGGTTTGCGCGTTTGAACCTGCGCATCTGCCACTTTTGCATCCGCCGAGGACCTGCTACGAACCTCGAACCCCGAACCTCAAACCCCAAATCTCGAACCTCTCACCGACAGCTCCCACCGAGAAAGCGCTGCTGCCCCGCCCTCTCGTCTTTTTGTACATACAGTTATTCCATTTCAGCATTATTTTGTACAGGGCCCGCCGAGAGGCATCACCGACAGCTCAGCCGTGCATCTATTGCCTATCCTGATCCCGGTCGTCGTCCTCCAGCCTCCCGCAAGGCAGGGTAGCTGACACCTGCGGCCGCGCTCCCCGGTATTGTTCGTTGAATCGTGCCAAGTAGCCTCCTGGACTGGATCTGTCGCCTAGCCTCACCTCCCTGACGCATTCACGCCAGTCGCTTCCGACGTCTGTGGTATGTTGTGAACTGTTTAAACTCCCCTTCCTCTCCGCCGCGTGGCCCATTTACACGATGGAGTCGCGACGGCGTCACCACCCGTTCAAGAAGCTCATCCGCAGAATTGCCAGCCTAATTGACGAACGCCCAGCAGATTCCTCGGAGCAGAAGCGTCCCCAGACCTCATCAGCGTTACGCTATCTTTCGCTGCCCTCCCTCGTCGCCATGGCCGACCAAGAGGACGACTTCTCCTCCTTACCACTCCCCGACCGCTTTTCACACAAGGTACTTTGGAACAGATCTCGCCGTGCCGCTGGCTCGTGATAACCCCGTCCTGGCTGACCtgacttctttttctgtttgaTATCTAGAACTGGAAAGTCCGCAAACAAGCCTACGAAGATGTTGCTAAGCAGTTTGCCAAATCACCGGATGAGTCCGACCCGTGTTTCCGTCCCTTTCTGAACGACCCGGGTCTGTGGAAGTCTGCCGTCTCCGACTCCAATGTGGCTGCCCAGCAAGAGGCCATCATCTCTTTGTGCGAGTTTCTCAAATATGGCGGACGAGACGGTGCTCTGCGCACACGCGGACTCACAATTAGCCCCATGGTTGAGAAGTGTCTATCATCGACGCGACCTGCCATTAAGCAAAACTCTCTCGAGGCATTGCTGTTATACATTGAGCTGGACGTTGCTGCCCCTGTTATCGAGGAAGTGTTACCCGGTCTTGGCAACAAGGTGCCCAAGAACGTGGCTGCTACTCTCAATGCCCTGACCCAGATTGTCCACAACTACGGCTGCAAGATTGTCGACCCGAAGCCTATTCTGAAAGCTCTACCCAAGGCTTTTGGTGCTGCCGATAAAAATGTGCGTGCCGAGGCCACTGGCCTTGCCGTGGAGCTCTACAGGTGGCTGCGAGAAGCCATGAAGCCCATGTTCTGGGGAGATTTGAAACCTACACAGCAAACCGACCTGGAGGCACAATTTGAAAAAGTTAAAGCCGAAGGCAATCCCAAACAAGAGCGACTACTACGGTCTCAGCAGGAAATTGCTGagtctggcggcggcggcggcggcgaagatgGCGAAGAGGATGGCGAAGAGGAGGCGGATGAGCCTGCCGAAATTGATGCTTTTGCCTTGGCAGAGCCGGAGGATGttctgaagaagatgccgccaAACTTCCATGAGCTTCTGGCCTCTTCCAAGTGGAAGGATCGTAAAGACGCCGTTGACGGGCTACACCAAGTACTCAATGTTCCCCGTATTAAGGACGGCGACTTCAACGAGGTAACGAGAGGCCTTGCCAAGTGCATGAAGGATGCCAACGTTGCTGTCGTTACTCAAGCGGCCCAATGTATTGACTTGTTGGCAAGGGGATTGCGGCAGGCTTTCGGCAAACATCGCGCCACGGTGATGCAGCCCATAATGGAACgattgaaggagaagaaggctacTGTTGCCGATGCCTTGGGAGGTGCCCTTGATGCTACCTTTTTGGCGACTTCATTGTCCGAGTGTCTCGAAGATATTCTTGCTTTCCTAGCGAACAAGAATCCTCAGGTGAAAGAGGGCACAATGAAATTTCTCATTCGTTGCCTGCGGACCACGCGCGATGTACCATCCAAGCCCGAAATCGCCCAAATTTGTGAAGCCGGAAAGAAGCTGCTGTCCGAATCAAGCCCGGCCATGCGAGATGGCGGTGCTGAGATTTTTGGAACTGTCATGAAGATCATCGGCGAGCGAGCCATGACTCCTAATTTGGAAGGCCTGGATGATATTCGAAAGACCAAGATCAAAGAGTACTTCGAGGCGGCCGAagtcaaggccaaggacaaGCCCAAGCCTGTCCCGAAGCCTGCTCCAGCAGCGGCGCCGAAGAAAGTCGTCGGAGGCAAGAAGCCTGCATTGGGCGCGAAGAAAGCAGCCCCTGCTGAAGCACCCccggcagcagctccagcagcgaaGCCCGCAGGAAGCAAGCTGGGTCTACCAAAGACGGGCGGCTTAAAGGCCCCCCAGAAACGGGCGATTGGAGCTTCTGGAACTACATCACCTCGCCGATCCGGGCCAATCATGCCGCCAtctgacgatgaagaagagctgccgCCAGCACCGCAGTCAAGATCTGCGGCCTCTCGTGGCCTAACAGGTCGTTCCCTGGCTAAACCTGCTGCGGCCCCTGTGCAGATGCCCATAGAatcccctcctcctccaagtGGCCTCACCGCCATAGAGAGGGCTGAGTTAGAGGAACTGCGGACAGCTAATGATCGCCTAACTCGCCACATCGACGACCTGCGACAGGAACGAAGCAAATTTGCGTCGGAGATTCAAGAGCTAAAGAATCAGAATGCCAGCCTCATCGAGGACCATACGCGAGACGTATTGAGTATCAAAGCCAAAGAAACCCAGCTTGTCCGTGCTCGAAGCGATGCAGAGGCGGCAGAGCAAACCAACGATAGATTACGGCGTGAGCTAGACCGCCTAAAGAAAGCGCTCAGCCGTGCTGAGGCAAACGGTAAGCTGAGTTCGATTTTGGGTACCCTTTATTCCCTGCGTGATATCTAACGAATCAAATACAGGTATGACATCACCGATACATGAAGATATGTATCGTGATACCATGGCTGCCCCGAGTGCCCGGAGCAGGATGAGCTTCGCCAGCAGCCTATCCGATGACAGAGAAAACGGCGATGCTCCATACGCACGAAGCAAACTAAGCCCAGACCTGCGCTATGCGGGCAGCAATGGGTCGTCTGGTCGTGGATCTCCTGCTCGAGGTTTTAGAAATATTGCGCAGcatgatgatggcagcgaTTCAACGTTGACATCAGGCAGAGACCGCCCAGTATCATCGTTGCCGCAGGCCTCGAATGGAGTAGAGAGCTGGAGGCGAGCAGCTGAGGTGACAAGTCAGTTGAAGGCCAGAATTGAACAGATGAAggtatgaaaaaaaaaaaaaaaatccactGTAAAAAGTATCAATTCCTTGATTTCTAACAAGTGGCAGGCCAAGCAAGGATTTGCCAGACCTTAGCAAACGAAAATCACGAATTTGACGGATACGATCAACAAAGCATCACGATATACGAGATTCCTTGTGCCTAATGATAGCCTGTGATATTGATGAAACAAACAGATCTGCAGAATTATTGTTGGGCCCCGCTACATAGCTTGACATGATGGAATCTTGTGTGCATTTTTAGGCGTTGGAACCCataccccccttttttttaaggagaaagagagagaaaaagatatttagtTGTTAGAAGTATACTGCAGACATACTGCCTTGGGAAAAACTCGTGGTGTGTGAGGAGGATTATATAGGGTTGAAGGTTGAAAGGTATGGATGAACGGATGACACTGCCTGGGCAGTACCCTAAGGGGCCTTTTGCTATGCCTTTACTGTGCCAAACTTATACGGCTGTGGTGCAGTTTAATTTacgattcttttttttttctctctctttccgcATTAGTATGTATATGTGTGGGTGGGATACGATGATCATTCTGTTGGCTGTTCTCAAGATTGAAAAATTAGACAAGGATGGGAAACTGAATTAGGTTGCTAAACTGCTGTAATGAAGCTAATTGGCTATGAATATATAACAATGAATTGAGCGTTGGTTGTTTCCGGCGagttatttcttcttcttgctgtctTTGTCACCCTTGGCTGATTTGCTGTCTTCATCAGACTTCTCTTTACTCTCGTTATCCTTTGCCTCGTCTTGTTGGCTGTTGTCAGCGTCGCCATTCTTGTCTTCATCTTTACTGCTGtcacttttctctttctcattGTCTTCTCCGTCATCCTTTTCCTCCCCTTCATCTTTCTCGTCCTTTCCATCGTCGTTCTTCTCCTggctctcttctccatcgtcCTTTTCATCCTTCTTCGTGTCTTCGCTCTGACCATCTTGTTTACCTTTCAtgtcttcttgctgctttctcttttccgcCTGTCCTTCTTCCCTAGCCTTtttggccttttcctttttaaccCTATacatctcttctttctccaacTTGGCCCAGTCCGTTTCCTTGTCCGCAATGCCTGGCGCCTCCACCCTGGCCTTTAGACTCTTCTGGTTGAGTTCGCCGCGCTGGGTGATCTTGGCGCGGCCAACGAGCGAGACAAAGATGGCGAGGCCGACCATGGCCGTGAGGAGGAAGCGGTATTTGGCGTACCACGCCGGCGCCCATCCGTGCTTCGTGGCGCGGGAATCGGCGTAGTAGAGAGCGATAAAGGCTCCGAATTGGGTCGTTAGGGCGTATTCGAGGGGCATTAGGAGCGTGGGCCAGGCGACGATGGATGCGCCGAGACCTATCCCATAGCGGAAACGGGTGCGGTCACGCTGCGGCTTCTTTTCTGCGTATTCGAGACCCTAATCAAATTGTTAGTGTTTCGTGCCTCCAACTGgcaaataaaaggaaaggaaaggagtGGAGGGTCGTACCCAATGAATGGCTCCAAGGAACGAGATAATCACGGCGCCGTACCCGAGCTGTAGCGGTTCGATGAAATCAAGAAGATACTGTGCTGTTTCGTGTTCTAGAAGAATGTGGTCGAGAATTCGGTTCCCGCTTGGGACGTCCTTGTTGAGATTCCAAGCCAGGAAGACGGTTGATAGAGAGGTGGCGAGGTAGGGCACTGTCCCTGATAAACCAAGAATGTGGGATTCTCGAGGAACCGTGTCTAGACGGAATGTATCTTTGACGATGTCCTAACAATAGTCTCAGTCTTTGATGctatgttaaaaaaaaagcatatagTAGCTTGAGAGTTTCATACAATGTCGTGTTTGAGACTTGAGTTTAGGTTCGTGGCATCTTTATTGGCGCTTTCAGAGGGTTCGAAGACGCTTCGgacgctgctggtggtggaaaCGTGCTCGCTTGGCTCGAGTATCTTCGGAGGCGGCTTGTCGTGCTCTTTGTTGGATGGAGGAAGATTTGGAGGGTGGTCGGAAGAGCTGGCTAGACGGATTGTTTTGAATACTGGACGCTGGGCTGTTGGCGATGGCCTCGGAGAAACGAATCGCGCACCAAGTATCCTCCTCGAGGACCGCAGCGCTGGTGAAGCTCTGAACATGGCTTTTGAGGTGCTTTGAAGTGGTTATTTGGTAAACAAAAGGATTATTTGAGCTGGAAAAGAATATACACTCCAAGGATGTACCGTTCGTTAGGAGAGTCTACACGTGTGAGTCCAATGAGCTCGTCCAAGCTTTTTGGATCATACTACTTGGGCTTTATTATCATAATCTtccattttattttaaaatccaGCTGCGATCAAAATTAGATCGAAAATACTGTTACGAATAAATACGATCATGGCAAGAAATCGATCAGCGCAAACATGGAAAGGAGTGATGCTATGATGACATTTCAAGGCATGGCTGAGACGGTGGTCGTGACGTAATGGCCACATGCACCAGGGTATGACGGCGGGAAGGCGGGAGAGGCTGCCGAGTTGTCGATTTTCAATGGCTGTAAGAATTATAAACTGGAGAAAGACGTTGGACGAAGTcgtcttttttactttttagtTTTTCGACGTCGTGGCAGTGTTCTTGAAGCTGACAAGTTGCTCTGACAAATAGTACGGGGTTCGTAGCGATGCTtttgctgatgctgttgctgttgcgtcCAGCGCTGGACTAGGTAAACATACTGAAATATAGAGATGTTAAAATAGACCAAATAATTGCTGAAAAATTCCTTGATTGAATCAAATTAGTTCGTCCTCGCTACATTTGAAGTTTGCATTGCAGCCTCAATTACGGAGTAGTACACAGCATTAGCAGAGGCTTTCTCCTGGTGGCAGGTCGTTGGCCAAAACAGGAAATAATCCAAATAGGCAAGGAAGAGTAGTAGAGAACCGGGTTACTGAGTTCTCGGAGCCAATAACAAGTATCAGCACTACCTAAACAGCACATTGGTATATACTGGCATGCAAATGATAAGCCAACTGCCTGTCTACTGCTTTGCATGTACATACGCAGCATTGATGGAAATCTATGCACTCCATTTCAAGTTGACCTCAAAAGGGTGTCCACGTCCACGTCAAGCTGATGCCCTGAACAGCAATTGGCCGGGCTCGAACTGGCGGGGCAGTTCTTACGTCATCGACCTAGCTGGCAGGGGCGTGGCGCTGCGTCCAGGCATGGTCCAGGGGGCCGCAGCGCCTGTAGCAGCTGCTGGacggcgctggagctgcctgCTAGAGACCTGCACCCCGCTGGAGCTGTGCTGGAGCTGCGCTACAGCGCGCTGCTCGTGAGAATAGCCTGATCGAG contains the following coding sequences:
- a CDS encoding uncharacterized protein (BUSCO:EOG092D0EMK) → MADQEDDFSSLPLPDRFSHKNWKVRKQAYEDVAKQFAKSPDESDPCFRPFLNDPGLWKSAVSDSNVAAQQEAIISLCEFLKYGGRDGALRTRGLTISPMVEKCLSSTRPAIKQNSLEALLLYIELDVAAPVIEEVLPGLGNKVPKNVAATLNALTQIVHNYGCKIVDPKPILKALPKAFGAADKNVRAEATGLAVELYRWLREAMKPMFWGDLKPTQQTDLEAQFEKVKAEGNPKQERLLRSQQEIAESGGGGGGEDGEEDGEEEADEPAEIDAFALAEPEDVLKKMPPNFHELLASSKWKDRKDAVDGLHQVLNVPRIKDGDFNEVTRGLAKCMKDANVAVVTQAAQCIDLLARGLRQAFGKHRATVMQPIMERLKEKKATVADALGGALDATFLATSLSECLEDILAFLANKNPQVKEGTMKFLIRCLRTTRDVPSKPEIAQICEAGKKLLSESSPAMRDGGAEIFGTVMKIIGERAMTPNLEGLDDIRKTKIKEYFEAAEVKAKDKPKPVPKPAPAAAPKKVVGGKKPALGAKKAAPAEAPPAAAPAAKPAGSKLGLPKTGGLKAPQKRAIGASGTTSPRRSGPIMPPSDDEEELPPAPQSRSAASRGLTGRSLAKPAAAPVQMPIESPPPPSGLTAIERAELEELRTANDRLTRHIDDLRQERSKFASEIQELKNQNASLIEDHTRDVLSIKAKETQLVRARSDAEAAEQTNDRLRRELDRLKKALSRAEANGMTSPIHEDMYRDTMAAPSARSRMSFASSLSDDRENGDAPYARSKLSPDLRYAGSNGSSGRGSPARGFRNIAQHDDGSDSTLTSGRDRPVSSLPQASNGVESWRRAAEVTSQLKARIEQMKAKQGFARP
- a CDS encoding uncharacterized protein (EggNog:ENOG41~TransMembrane:4 (i118-139o174-194i215-241o261-281i)) — its product is MFRASPALRSSRRILGARFVSPRPSPTAQRPVFKTIRLASSSDHPPNLPPSNKEHDKPPPKILEPSEHVSTTSSVRSVFEPSESANKDATNLNSSLKHDIDIVKDTFRLDTVPRESHILGLSGTVPYLATSLSTVFLAWNLNKDVPSGNRILDHILLEHETAQYLLDFIEPLQLGYGAVIISFLGAIHWGLEYAEKKPQRDRTRFRYGIGLGASIVAWPTLLMPLEYALTTQFGAFIALYYADSRATKHGWAPAWYAKYRFLLTAMVGLAIFVSLVGRAKITQRGELNQKSLKARVEAPGIADKETDWAKLEKEEMYRVKKEKAKKAREEGQAEKRKQQEDMKGKQDGQSEDTKKDEKDDGEESQEKNDDGKDEKDEGEEKDDGEDNEKEKSDSSKDEDKNGDADNSQQDEAKDNESKEKSDEDSKSAKGDKDSKKKK